In a single window of the Oryctolagus cuniculus chromosome 9, mOryCun1.1, whole genome shotgun sequence genome:
- the LOC138843801 gene encoding uncharacterized protein isoform X5: MAAMAGAATTRIQKPGASSGSPSDLRNEAAESFASAFASLVLYPVELEKCRLQAMQEMETSGKIVNSQNDLRNEAAESFASAFAALVLYPMELEKCRLQAVQEMETSGKIVNSQKIDVSHLFSWDL, encoded by the exons atggctgcaatggctggagctgcaacgacccgaatccagaagccaggagcttcctctgggtctcccag CGACCTCCGGAACGAGGCCGCAGAATCTTtcgcctctgcctttgcctcacTGGTGCTCTACCCTGTGGAGCTGGAGAAGTGCCGCCTTCAGGCCATGCAGGAGATGGAGACTTCGGGGAAGATTGTCAACAGCCAGAA CGACCTGCGGAACGAGGCCGCAGAATCTTTCGCCTCTGCCTTTGCCGCACTGGTGCTCTACCCTATGGAGCTGGAGAAGTGCCGCCTTCAGGCCGTGCAGGAGATGGAGACTTCAGGGAAGATTGTCAACAGCCAGAA
- the LOC138843801 gene encoding uncharacterized protein isoform X3 has translation MYVEDVTKVQNYRGRELTFHLLVHTADGCNGWSCNDPNPEARSFLWVSQRPPERGRRIFRLCLCLTGALPCGAGEVPPSGHAGDGDFGEDCQQPERPAERGRRIFRLCLCRTGALPYGAGEVPPSGRAGDGDFREDCQQPED, from the exons gcagaattacagaggcagagagctgaccttccacctgcttgttcacaccgcagatggctgcaatggctggagctgcaacgacccgaatccagaagccaggagcttcctctgggtctcccag CGACCTCCGGAACGAGGCCGCAGAATCTTtcgcctctgcctttgcctcacTGGTGCTCTACCCTGTGGAGCTGGAGAAGTGCCGCCTTCAGGCCATGCAGGAGATGGAGACTTCGGGGAAGATTGTCAACAGCCAGAA CGACCTGCGGAACGAGGCCGCAGAATCTTTCGCCTCTGCCTTTGCCGCACTGGTGCTCTACCCTATGGAGCTGGAGAAGTGCCGCCTTCAGGCCGTGCAGGAGATGGAGACTTCAGGGAAGATTGTCAACAGCCAGAA